In one window of Hevea brasiliensis isolate MT/VB/25A 57/8 chromosome 10, ASM3005281v1, whole genome shotgun sequence DNA:
- the LOC110662929 gene encoding uncharacterized protein LOC110662929 isoform X3 — protein MWHEARRSERKVHDMMDAARKRAQRRAVYLAKRRGDPQQSIQVMGSRCRTYRDDGLYQATQDQQGLIPWNGKQDVLIDRFDGRALLDFIRESDSRHFRAPDKSEEEEELEEFVNFERYRDLIKHRRRGFTDEEGLLHVTQEMEAKAVIPFASDSTSQLTQAPSSKGSYSQVGFSYDGDVKEESQFSDGDDNEEVDEDDDDEDFNSDDSNDEGMDMIAKEFGVKRYGWLVYMDKKAKEEQKRQKEMIKGDPAIRKLSRKERRKASQIEREREREAARITGTRVLHHDPYREPRRSPSYEAYSRSRRSRSRSRSYSPSHSRRYARVGHSDEVHRSKSRTSKIEFITEFGGSGDGDELKLEGYSPPSSPPSQADVLSRPSSVRILEALYVDPASGVSLDKEKITKAVKPVHIISTSKVNQVKYFWGSLEAAARGEKRNSSGET, from the exons ATGTGGCACGAAGCGAGAAGATCAGAGAGAAAGGTTCACGACATGATGGACGCAGCTCGGAAGAGAGCGCAGAGGCGAGCCGTGTATTTGGCGAAGAGGAGAGGCGATCCTCAGCAATCTATTCAGGTCATGGGCAGTAGATGCCGCACCTACCGCGACGATGGTCTCTACCAAGCTACCCAGGACCAGCAGGGCTT GATACCTTGGAATGGGAAACAGGATGTTCTAATTGAcag ATTTGATGGTCGTGCCCTGCTTGATTTTATTCGAGAGTCTGATTCGAGACATTTTCGGGCTCCAGATAaatcagaagaagaagaagaactagAAGAGTTTGTTAATTTTGAGAGATATCGGGATTTAATTAAGCACCGACGCAGAGGAT TTACTGATGAAGAAGGTTTGCTACATGTAACCCAAGAGATGGAGGCTAAGGCAGTTATTCCATTTGCATCAGACAG TACATCTCAGCTGACACAAGCTCCTTCAAGCAAGGGTTCATATTCACAAGTGGGTTTCTCTTATGATGGTGATGTAAAGGAGGAATCTCAATTTTCAGATGGTGATGATAATGAAGAGGTTGATGAAGATGATGACGATGAGGATTTTAATAGTGATGATAGCAATGATGAAGGAATGGACATGATAGCAAAAGAATTTGGAGTAAAAAGGTATGGGTGGCTCGTTTATATGGATAAAAAGGCAAAAGAGGAACAGAAAAGGCAAAAGGAAATGATCAAAGGAGATCCTGCAATT AGGAAGCTGAGTCGCAAGGAAAGGAGGAAAGCTTCTCAGATAGAaagggaaagagaaagagaagctGCTCGGATAACAGGAACTCGAGTGCTGCATCATGATCCTTACCG GGAACCCAGAAGAAGTCCAAGTTATGAAGCTTATTCTCGCTCTAGAAG GTCAAGATCACGATCGCGCTCATACTCACCATCACATTCAAGGCGATATGCTCGAGTAGGGCATTCTGATGAAGTTCATCGCAGCAAGTCAAGGACTTCTAAAATAGAAtttatcactgaatttggggGTTCTGGTGATGGGGACGAACTGAAGCTTGAAGGATATTCTCCACCATCTTCTCCTCCATCCCAAGCTGATGTGTTGAGCCG GCCATCTTCTGTTCGTATACTTGAGGCATTGTATGTTGATCCTGCATCTGGTGTATCCCTTGATAAGGAGAAGATCACTAAAGCAGTGAAACCAGTG CACATCATCAGCACTAGCAAAGTTAACCAAGTCAAGTACTTCTGGGGGTCCCTTGAAGCAGCAGCCAGGGGAGAAAAAAGAAACTCCTCAGGAGAGACTTAA
- the LOC110662929 gene encoding uncharacterized protein LOC110662929 isoform X2 — protein MWHEARRSERKVHDMMDAARKRAQRRAVYLAKRRGDPQQSIQVMGSRCRTYRDDGLYQATQDQQGLIPWNGKQDVLIDRFDGRALLDFIRESDSRHFRAPDKSEEEEELEEFVNFERYRDLIKHRRRGFTDEEGLLHVTQEMEAKAVIPFASDSTSQLTQAPSSKGSYSQVGFSYDGDVKEESQFSDGDDNEEVDEDDDDEDFNSDDSNDEGMDMIAKEFGVKRYGWLVYMDKKAKEEQKRQKEMIKGDPAIRKLSRKERRKASQIEREREREAARITGTRVLHHDPYREPRRSPSYEAYSRSRRSRSRSRSYSPSHSRRYARVGHSDEVHRSKSRTSKIEFITEFGGSGDGDELKLEGYSPPSSPPSQADVLSRPSSVRILEALYVDPASGVSLDKEKITKAVKPVVSTSSALAKLTKSSTSGGPLKQQPGEKKETPQERLKRIMSKQLNKQIKKDTAAEIVKKREQERQRLEKLAETNRLCHYRRRSRSRSYSRSPPRYRHRSPSRSSSRRYHSRSRSRSHSHSRSRSRSHSRSPRVRSRSRHS, from the exons ATGTGGCACGAAGCGAGAAGATCAGAGAGAAAGGTTCACGACATGATGGACGCAGCTCGGAAGAGAGCGCAGAGGCGAGCCGTGTATTTGGCGAAGAGGAGAGGCGATCCTCAGCAATCTATTCAGGTCATGGGCAGTAGATGCCGCACCTACCGCGACGATGGTCTCTACCAAGCTACCCAGGACCAGCAGGGCTT GATACCTTGGAATGGGAAACAGGATGTTCTAATTGAcag ATTTGATGGTCGTGCCCTGCTTGATTTTATTCGAGAGTCTGATTCGAGACATTTTCGGGCTCCAGATAaatcagaagaagaagaagaactagAAGAGTTTGTTAATTTTGAGAGATATCGGGATTTAATTAAGCACCGACGCAGAGGAT TTACTGATGAAGAAGGTTTGCTACATGTAACCCAAGAGATGGAGGCTAAGGCAGTTATTCCATTTGCATCAGACAG TACATCTCAGCTGACACAAGCTCCTTCAAGCAAGGGTTCATATTCACAAGTGGGTTTCTCTTATGATGGTGATGTAAAGGAGGAATCTCAATTTTCAGATGGTGATGATAATGAAGAGGTTGATGAAGATGATGACGATGAGGATTTTAATAGTGATGATAGCAATGATGAAGGAATGGACATGATAGCAAAAGAATTTGGAGTAAAAAGGTATGGGTGGCTCGTTTATATGGATAAAAAGGCAAAAGAGGAACAGAAAAGGCAAAAGGAAATGATCAAAGGAGATCCTGCAATT AGGAAGCTGAGTCGCAAGGAAAGGAGGAAAGCTTCTCAGATAGAaagggaaagagaaagagaagctGCTCGGATAACAGGAACTCGAGTGCTGCATCATGATCCTTACCG GGAACCCAGAAGAAGTCCAAGTTATGAAGCTTATTCTCGCTCTAGAAG GTCAAGATCACGATCGCGCTCATACTCACCATCACATTCAAGGCGATATGCTCGAGTAGGGCATTCTGATGAAGTTCATCGCAGCAAGTCAAGGACTTCTAAAATAGAAtttatcactgaatttggggGTTCTGGTGATGGGGACGAACTGAAGCTTGAAGGATATTCTCCACCATCTTCTCCTCCATCCCAAGCTGATGTGTTGAGCCG GCCATCTTCTGTTCGTATACTTGAGGCATTGTATGTTGATCCTGCATCTGGTGTATCCCTTGATAAGGAGAAGATCACTAAAGCAGTGAAACCAGTGGTAAG CACATCATCAGCACTAGCAAAGTTAACCAAGTCAAGTACTTCTGGGGGTCCCTTGAAGCAGCAGCCAGGGGAGAAAAAAGAAACTCCTCAGGAGAGACTTAAAAGGATCATGAGCAAACAGCTAAACAAACAAA TTAAAAAAGATACTGCTGCTGAAATTGTGAAGAAACGAGAACAGGAGCGTCAGAGGCTAGAGAAACTTGCAGAAACAAACCGGCTATGTCATTATAGGCGGCGTAGCCGTAGTAGGAGTTATAGTCGATCTCCACCTAG ATACCGACACAGAAGTCCAAGTAGAAGCAGTTCTCGAAGATACCATTCCCGCTCCCGTTCTCGGTCTCACTCTCATTCTCGCTCACGCTCGCGCTCTCATTCCCGCTCACCAAG GGTTAGAAGCCGTTCAAGGCACTCATAG
- the LOC110662929 gene encoding uncharacterized protein LOC110662929 isoform X1 — MWHEARRSERKVHDMMDAARKRAQRRAVYLAKRRGDPQQSIQVMGSRCRTYRDDGLYQATQDQQGLIPWNGKQDVLIDRFDGRALLDFIRESDSRHFRAPDKSEEEEELEEFVNFERYRDLIKHRRRGFTDEEGLLHVTQEMEAKAVIPFASDSTSQLTQAPSSKGSYSQVGFSYDGDVKEESQFSDGDDNEEVDEDDDDEDFNSDDSNDEGMDMIAKEFGVKRYGWLVYMDKKAKEEQKRQKEMIKGDPAIRKLSRKERRKASQIEREREREAARITGTRVLHHDPYREPRRSPSYEAYSRSRRSRSRSRSYSPSHSRRYARVGHSDEVHRSKSRTSKIEFITEFGGSGDGDELKLEGYSPPSSPPSQADVLSRPSSVRILEALYVDPASGVSLDKEKITKAVKPVVSTSSALAKLTKSSTSGGPLKQQPGEKKETPQERLKRIMSKQLNKQIKKDTAAEIVKKREQERQRLEKLAETNRLCHYRRRSRSRSYSRSPPRRYRHRSPSRSSSRRYHSRSRSRSHSHSRSRSRSHSRSPRVRSRSRHS; from the exons ATGTGGCACGAAGCGAGAAGATCAGAGAGAAAGGTTCACGACATGATGGACGCAGCTCGGAAGAGAGCGCAGAGGCGAGCCGTGTATTTGGCGAAGAGGAGAGGCGATCCTCAGCAATCTATTCAGGTCATGGGCAGTAGATGCCGCACCTACCGCGACGATGGTCTCTACCAAGCTACCCAGGACCAGCAGGGCTT GATACCTTGGAATGGGAAACAGGATGTTCTAATTGAcag ATTTGATGGTCGTGCCCTGCTTGATTTTATTCGAGAGTCTGATTCGAGACATTTTCGGGCTCCAGATAaatcagaagaagaagaagaactagAAGAGTTTGTTAATTTTGAGAGATATCGGGATTTAATTAAGCACCGACGCAGAGGAT TTACTGATGAAGAAGGTTTGCTACATGTAACCCAAGAGATGGAGGCTAAGGCAGTTATTCCATTTGCATCAGACAG TACATCTCAGCTGACACAAGCTCCTTCAAGCAAGGGTTCATATTCACAAGTGGGTTTCTCTTATGATGGTGATGTAAAGGAGGAATCTCAATTTTCAGATGGTGATGATAATGAAGAGGTTGATGAAGATGATGACGATGAGGATTTTAATAGTGATGATAGCAATGATGAAGGAATGGACATGATAGCAAAAGAATTTGGAGTAAAAAGGTATGGGTGGCTCGTTTATATGGATAAAAAGGCAAAAGAGGAACAGAAAAGGCAAAAGGAAATGATCAAAGGAGATCCTGCAATT AGGAAGCTGAGTCGCAAGGAAAGGAGGAAAGCTTCTCAGATAGAaagggaaagagaaagagaagctGCTCGGATAACAGGAACTCGAGTGCTGCATCATGATCCTTACCG GGAACCCAGAAGAAGTCCAAGTTATGAAGCTTATTCTCGCTCTAGAAG GTCAAGATCACGATCGCGCTCATACTCACCATCACATTCAAGGCGATATGCTCGAGTAGGGCATTCTGATGAAGTTCATCGCAGCAAGTCAAGGACTTCTAAAATAGAAtttatcactgaatttggggGTTCTGGTGATGGGGACGAACTGAAGCTTGAAGGATATTCTCCACCATCTTCTCCTCCATCCCAAGCTGATGTGTTGAGCCG GCCATCTTCTGTTCGTATACTTGAGGCATTGTATGTTGATCCTGCATCTGGTGTATCCCTTGATAAGGAGAAGATCACTAAAGCAGTGAAACCAGTGGTAAG CACATCATCAGCACTAGCAAAGTTAACCAAGTCAAGTACTTCTGGGGGTCCCTTGAAGCAGCAGCCAGGGGAGAAAAAAGAAACTCCTCAGGAGAGACTTAAAAGGATCATGAGCAAACAGCTAAACAAACAAA TTAAAAAAGATACTGCTGCTGAAATTGTGAAGAAACGAGAACAGGAGCGTCAGAGGCTAGAGAAACTTGCAGAAACAAACCGGCTATGTCATTATAGGCGGCGTAGCCGTAGTAGGAGTTATAGTCGATCTCCACCTAG AAGATACCGACACAGAAGTCCAAGTAGAAGCAGTTCTCGAAGATACCATTCCCGCTCCCGTTCTCGGTCTCACTCTCATTCTCGCTCACGCTCGCGCTCTCATTCCCGCTCACCAAG GGTTAGAAGCCGTTCAAGGCACTCATAG